A genome region from Bufo gargarizans isolate SCDJY-AF-19 chromosome 2, ASM1485885v1, whole genome shotgun sequence includes the following:
- the LOC122927136 gene encoding phospholipase A2 inhibitor gamma subunit B-like, whose translation MKFFLLILVLLSTMMSTGLALMCISCTSTTRAPCTGSAVTCASTEDVCTYIFTETKIRAYGLTTNSVVRGCGQSSECNNRKSLSNQFMTVEINTACCKADKCSPVAPIVSTGNANKNGLICPSCFSLTSSTCVPDTEIQCTGQQTRCSTYSMSTTTNPPNPVLSMAGCATENMCSNYTGTATSSATGQINVSIRCSNAEVGPS comes from the exons GTCTTGCTCTCATGTGTATAAGCTGCACCAGTACAACTCGAGCTCCATGCACTGGATCTGCGGTCACGTGTGCCTCCACTGAAGACGTCTGCACCTACATCTTCACCGAAACCAAAA TCAGAGCGTACGGACTAACGACTAACTCCGTTGTGCGAGGATGTGGACAGTCGTCTGAATGCAATAATCGGAAGAGTCTCAGCAATCAGTTCATGACGGTAGAAATAAACACCGCCTGCTGCAAGGCTGATAAATGCTCTCCAGTAGCACCAATAG TATCAACTGGAAATGCGAATAAAAATGGTCTGATCTGCCCTTCTTGTTTCTCGCTAACATCTTCCACATGTGTGCCGGATACCGAAATCCAGTGCACGGGACAGCAAACCCGATGTTCTACATACTCAATGAGTACCACCACAA aTCCCCCGAATCCAGTGCTGTCCATGGCAGGATGTGCCACTGAGAACATGTGCTCCAACTATACGGGCACTGCCACCTCCAGCGCCACTGGGCAAATAAATGTAAGCATCAGATGCAGCAATGCCGAAGTTGGTCCTAGTTAG